One Polynucleobacter necessarius genomic window, GCCACCTCAGGCTGTTAAGCTAGAGGGTTTAGTAATACCCATCCTACGAAACTTCTTTACGTCACTTGAACCACAAAAAGCTTTTCATTCAAGGCATTACCGCTTCTGGCAAACCATTTCGGCCCAGCGATTGGGCAGAGCGTCTTTGCGGAGTGATGGCTACTTTTCCCCTCCAGGTGATTCCGGAGACCCCCGCTTCACATATTCGCCCTATGTCAGACCAGTGCTGATTGCAAAAGTGAAATGCGTTGTTATTGATACCAGGCTAGGTGACCTCGACCCAAGAGCGCTCGACTTTGTCATGAACTTTGCCAAAGACAATAGCCTACCGATTGAAGAAGCCTGTGAGTTTGATCCTAAACCCCAAACCCAGCCCTAAAAACAAAAACCCGCTCTGATCAGGAGCGGGCCTAGGTCGGATTACGATCCGACCAGCCTAAAACATTTACTAAATTACGCTACCATCGCCTTAATAGCCGCAGACAAACGTGATTTTTGACGTGCCGCAGTATTTTTGTGCGCGATCTTTTTGTCGGCAATCTTATCAATTGTTGACTGAGTTGCAGCAAATACTTTTGCAGCAGCCGCTTTATCACCAGCGTCAATTGCTCTGCGAACCGCCTTAATGGAAGTGCGTAGCTTTG contains:
- the rpsT gene encoding 30S ribosomal protein S20; the protein is MANTAQARKRARQAVKQNEHNSSLRSKLRTSIKAVRRAIDAGDKAAAAKVFAATQSTIDKIADKKIAHKNTAARQKSRLSAAIKAMVA